The following proteins come from a genomic window of Paramisgurnus dabryanus chromosome 19, PD_genome_1.1, whole genome shotgun sequence:
- the LOC135780080 gene encoding uncharacterized protein: MSKTLALRPDLSEMMANLPDVIVQAIKTRFAFVLDSREGLMAAVTLPKFKMRWLREETRREALKNLLITECRTSPLAAPHNQEHEVRPPQISPATSSSEDGFFVFEEEQDSGSFCPDREVIEYLKSGSEMGVLDNFPRIKNLSLKYNTAPASSAPVERLFSLGSLVLTPRRNRLGDKRFERLLLMRYNHYLTNKLTHSEAHILHQKNALQ; the protein is encoded by the exons ATGTCAAAGACCTTGGCATTGCGTCCCGACCTCTCCGAGATGATGGCAAATCTGCCTGATGTCATAGTGCAG GCCATCAAAACCCGCTTTGCTTTTGTTTTGGACAGTAGGGAGGGTCTCATGGCTGCTGTCACTCTGCCGAAGTTCAAGATGAGGTGGTTGAGGGAAGAGACCAGGAGAGAGGCCCTAAAGAATCTGCTGATAACAGAGTGTCGTACTTCACCCCTGGCTGCACCCCACAATCAGGAGCATGAGGTCAGGCCTCCACAGATTAGTCCAGCAACCAGCAGTAGTGAGGATGGCTTTTTTGTGTTTGAGGAAGAGCAGGATTCAGGATCTTTTTGCCCAGACAGGGAGGTCATAGAGTACCTAAAGTCTGGGTCAGAGATGGGGGTCCTAGACAACTTCCCCAGAATTAAGAACTTATCTTTAAAATACAATACAGCACCAGCATCCAGTGCTCCAGTGGAGAGGCTATTCAGCCTGGGAAGCCTTGTTCTCACTCCAAGGAGGAACAGGTTAGGAGACAAGCGCTTTGAGAGGCTCCTCCTTATGAGGTATAACCACTACTTGACAAATAAGCTGACACATTCAGAAGCTCATATTTTGCACCAGAAAAATGCATTACAGTAA